Proteins from a single region of Chryseobacterium scophthalmum:
- a CDS encoding SGNH/GDSL hydrolase family protein encodes MTFIHKAIYLSVFCIFSFSLINAQNKVPFGVVKAEEGYAMVRVHKEDYRKIVDKIRMKRGDVFVYVKPAPGETEWIWIKYPEKEELPKPFVRYDSLNKEGMVNKGRIAFIDQLPKFTPVLSKNGRSITFTDNNNQKIPTAQRTKVVIDIYPSSAKFKKQEKDAEGNIIKIDKQKTWGLGKELPEDLKEIKSVRVQQPGRGSVFVREAIKNMFNPTMDFENMGVTSIDDDHIFLYMINGSGEHRYTTFWTIKEGRAISQIIYSNPE; translated from the coding sequence ATGACTTTCATCCACAAAGCAATCTATTTATCGGTATTCTGTATTTTTTCTTTTAGTTTGATCAATGCTCAGAATAAAGTTCCTTTTGGCGTAGTAAAAGCCGAAGAAGGTTATGCAATGGTGCGTGTACACAAAGAAGATTACCGTAAAATTGTTGACAAAATCAGGATGAAAAGAGGAGATGTTTTTGTTTATGTAAAACCTGCTCCGGGAGAAACTGAATGGATCTGGATAAAATATCCTGAAAAAGAAGAGCTCCCAAAGCCTTTTGTGAGATATGACAGTCTTAATAAAGAAGGAATGGTGAATAAAGGTCGTATTGCATTTATCGATCAGCTTCCAAAATTTACTCCGGTATTATCTAAAAACGGAAGATCGATTACTTTTACAGACAATAATAATCAGAAAATACCGACTGCTCAAAGAACAAAAGTGGTAATTGATATTTATCCATCAAGTGCAAAATTTAAAAAGCAGGAAAAAGATGCCGAAGGAAATATCATTAAAATAGACAAACAAAAAACCTGGGGACTCGGAAAGGAACTTCCTGAAGATTTAAAAGAAATAAAATCAGTTCGAGTACAACAACCCGGAAGAGGTTCTGTTTTTGTAAGAGAGGCGATTAAAAATATGTTTAATCCGACGATGGACTTTGAAAACATGGGAGTTACTTCAATTGATGATGACCATATTTTTCTTTATATGATTAATGGTTCGGGTGAACACCGATACACTACTTTCTGGACAATTAAGGAAGGAAGAGCAATCAGCCAGATTATTTACAGCAACCCTGAATAA
- a CDS encoding acyl-CoA thioesterase yields MTTEERIQSSETRIFKAVFPNTTNHYDTLFGGTAMQLMDEVAFITATRFARKRVVTVSSDKIDFKKPIPAGTIVELIGKVSHVGKTSMKVNVEIYTEQMYSYEREKAIVGDFTFVAIDEFKKPIQIL; encoded by the coding sequence ATGACTACAGAAGAAAGAATTCAATCATCGGAAACCAGAATTTTCAAAGCCGTTTTCCCTAATACCACCAATCATTACGATACTCTTTTCGGAGGAACAGCCATGCAATTGATGGATGAAGTTGCCTTTATTACCGCAACAAGATTTGCAAGAAAACGCGTGGTAACCGTAAGCAGTGATAAAATCGATTTTAAAAAACCTATTCCTGCAGGAACAATTGTAGAATTAATCGGAAAAGTTTCACACGTTGGAAAAACGAGTATGAAAGTGAATGTTGAAATCTATACCGAACAAATGTATTCTTACGAAAGGGAAAAAGCTATTGTGGGAGATTTTACTTTTGTGGCGATTGATGAGTTTAAGAAACCAATTCAAATACTATAA
- a CDS encoding HD domain-containing protein, with translation MKIQKEIDFILAVDALKNVQRRNYNADDSRRENTAEHSWQIIILAQILFPYAKNRADIDLLRVIRMLSIHDLVEIEAGDTFLFDEAAMVGKFEREKQSAQNIFGILDEPIRSEFFNLWLEFEEEQTPDAIFACAIDRIMPFILNSYTSGKSWTEAKVTELQIRNMLENAISRASDEMGEAFQTLLNLSLDSEKVLR, from the coding sequence ATGAAAATACAGAAAGAAATTGATTTTATCCTCGCAGTAGACGCATTAAAAAATGTGCAGAGACGAAATTACAATGCAGATGATTCCAGAAGAGAAAATACTGCCGAACATTCGTGGCAGATTATCATTTTAGCCCAAATTCTTTTTCCTTACGCCAAAAACAGAGCCGATATCGATTTGTTGAGAGTGATCAGAATGCTGTCAATTCATGATTTGGTGGAAATTGAAGCGGGTGATACTTTTCTTTTTGACGAAGCAGCGATGGTTGGGAAATTTGAAAGAGAAAAACAATCTGCTCAGAATATTTTCGGAATTTTAGACGAGCCTATCCGTTCAGAATTTTTTAATCTTTGGCTTGAATTTGAAGAAGAACAAACTCCCGATGCCATTTTTGCTTGTGCCATCGACAGAATTATGCCTTTCATTCTTAATTCTTACACCTCCGGAAAAAGCTGGACGGAAGCAAAAGTAACAGAACTTCAAATAAGAAATATGCTTGAAAATGCAATCAGCAGAGCTTCTGACGAAATGGGAGAGGCTTTCCAGACCTTGCTTAACCTAAGTTTGGATTCTGAAAAAGTTTTGAGATAA
- a CDS encoding XAC2610-related protein → MKKYQSFSSSDFYLDLNENQKPVFDSLKNSVVFGDFNFDGAEDLAIRNGNTNHQSPFYEVYLNDNFKQQFVLNDELTNLVRSNSGMFKTDPERQRIIAYQKNGCCWNLTSEYLLVPERGLLKVLEFEEDKRDSKKVTTVKREFIDYKWFAKTTIYPRERYFKEENENTERN, encoded by the coding sequence ATGAAGAAATATCAAAGTTTCTCTTCAAGTGATTTTTATTTAGATTTAAATGAAAACCAAAAACCTGTTTTTGATTCGTTGAAAAATTCGGTTGTTTTTGGTGATTTTAATTTTGATGGAGCGGAAGATCTTGCCATTAGAAACGGAAATACCAATCATCAAAGTCCTTTTTATGAAGTATATTTGAATGATAATTTTAAACAGCAGTTTGTGCTGAATGATGAATTGACAAATCTTGTGCGTTCAAATTCTGGAATGTTTAAAACAGATCCAGAACGTCAACGAATTATTGCTTATCAAAAAAATGGATGTTGCTGGAATCTTACCTCAGAATATTTATTGGTTCCCGAGAGAGGACTATTAAAAGTATTAGAATTTGAAGAAGACAAGAGAGATTCTAAAAAAGTGACAACCGTAAAGAGAGAATTTATAGATTACAAGTGGTTTGCAAAAACAACAATCTATCCTAGAGAACGATATTTTAAAGAAGAAAATGAAAATACAGAAAGAAATTGA
- a CDS encoding PadR family transcriptional regulator, which produces MNTENTKAQMRKGILEFCILSLINNREMYVSDLIDELKKGKLDVVEGTLYPLLTRLKNGEFLSYRWEESTGGPPRKYYQITEKGKTFLSELQITWKELTDSVNQITQKL; this is translated from the coding sequence ATGAATACCGAAAATACCAAAGCGCAAATGCGAAAAGGGATTCTGGAATTCTGTATTTTAAGCCTTATCAACAATCGCGAAATGTATGTTTCTGATTTAATAGATGAGCTGAAAAAAGGAAAACTGGATGTAGTGGAAGGAACCCTCTACCCTCTTTTAACAAGATTGAAAAATGGAGAATTTCTTTCCTACAGATGGGAAGAATCTACAGGAGGACCTCCCAGAAAATATTACCAAATTACAGAAAAAGGCAAAACGTTTTTATCTGAACTTCAAATCACCTGGAAAGAATTAACAGATTCTGTAAACCAAATCACTCAAAAACTTTAA
- a CDS encoding PspC domain-containing protein codes for MNKTLSIGLAGFSFTIEEHAYIKLSDYLNALRSSLDISEADEVIHDIEIRMVEIFRDSLGKREVINDGDVERVIAQIGTPEKIEEQEEAYYSEKNTKSNKNNSTGTTYTDKRQLFRDPEKQKIAGVCAGLAAYSGMEISWMRLIWVGAFLFLWVAPGSSFLVIILYFILWAVLPKAESASDFLKMKGKPLNFDNLKEESSKIVQFANETSTRAGEIFTENKPYINNAGSGVWNVLKYIIGAFFALMAVGSIIGVFVVFGLFGIDSNFPGANEMKFYFDDDGLYSVLAAIIIVGSLIPAILFSLLSIKIFSPKTKLRNIGWVLGALFISLMGLGAYFGVSMAKRDMLFKGHKEDVEEVAINTTSDTIYVDMKNVTIPQNFTAYDDDLYSDKNSVFEKDWIHVDVTRKTDIKTPYLIIKKEAKGYNYPLNVSVPVEIVDNKVILPNYIKYPYDHRFRDYSIDYELVIPQNTIVIPVKKDQINFDGDTDGNGINDNDESDDNENGNISIEKNKISINGSTIEYSSNDKDSVIINGVKVSEKDAKKKIDSIKNIIKQNENEIKSIEIKDGDSKVSIKTK; via the coding sequence ATGAACAAGACACTCTCAATAGGACTCGCAGGTTTTTCTTTCACTATAGAAGAACACGCATACATAAAGCTTAGCGATTATCTGAATGCTCTGAGAAGCTCTTTGGATATTTCTGAAGCTGATGAGGTAATTCACGATATAGAAATCAGAATGGTTGAAATCTTCAGAGATTCTTTAGGAAAACGCGAAGTAATCAACGACGGTGATGTAGAAAGAGTAATTGCACAGATTGGTACTCCTGAAAAAATAGAAGAACAAGAAGAAGCATATTATTCTGAGAAAAATACAAAATCGAATAAGAATAATTCTACAGGAACAACTTACACAGACAAAAGACAATTGTTCCGTGATCCTGAGAAACAAAAAATTGCAGGGGTTTGCGCAGGTTTAGCAGCATATTCCGGAATGGAAATTTCTTGGATGAGATTAATCTGGGTGGGTGCATTTTTATTCTTATGGGTTGCACCGGGATCATCTTTCCTTGTAATCATTCTATACTTTATTCTTTGGGCAGTTTTACCAAAAGCAGAATCTGCATCCGATTTTCTTAAGATGAAGGGTAAGCCTTTAAATTTTGATAATCTAAAAGAAGAATCAAGCAAAATTGTACAGTTTGCCAACGAAACAAGTACAAGAGCTGGTGAAATTTTCACCGAAAACAAACCATATATCAATAACGCAGGAAGCGGAGTTTGGAATGTTTTAAAATATATTATCGGTGCATTCTTCGCTTTGATGGCAGTAGGAAGTATTATAGGAGTATTTGTGGTATTCGGACTTTTTGGAATTGATTCAAATTTTCCGGGAGCTAATGAAATGAAATTCTATTTCGATGACGATGGACTGTATAGTGTTTTAGCAGCAATTATTATTGTAGGATCTTTAATTCCGGCTATTCTATTCAGTTTATTGAGTATTAAAATCTTCTCGCCAAAAACTAAGTTGAGAAATATCGGTTGGGTTTTAGGAGCATTATTTATCTCTTTAATGGGTTTAGGCGCTTACTTCGGAGTAAGTATGGCAAAAAGGGATATGTTGTTTAAAGGTCATAAAGAAGATGTGGAAGAAGTTGCCATCAATACAACTTCAGATACCATCTATGTTGATATGAAAAACGTAACGATTCCTCAGAATTTTACAGCATACGACGACGATCTTTATTCTGATAAAAACTCTGTATTCGAAAAAGACTGGATTCACGTAGATGTTACAAGAAAAACAGATATCAAGACTCCTTATTTAATCATAAAGAAAGAAGCAAAAGGTTATAATTATCCTTTAAACGTAAGCGTTCCTGTAGAAATTGTAGATAATAAAGTGATTCTTCCAAACTACATAAAATATCCTTATGATCACCGTTTCAGAGATTACAGCATCGATTATGAGTTGGTAATTCCTCAAAACACCATTGTAATTCCTGTGAAAAAAGATCAGATTAATTTTGATGGTGACACCGATGGAAACGGAATCAACGATAATGATGAATCTGATGATAACGAAAACGGAAATATCAGCATTGAAAAAAACAAAATCTCTATCAACGGTTCTACCATAGAATACAGTTCGAATGATAAAGACAGTGTAATTATCAATGGAGTAAAAGTTTCTGAGAAAGATGCAAAGAAGAAAATTGATTCTATCAAAAACATCATCAAGCAAAACGAAAACGAAATAAAAAGCATTGAAATCAAAGACGGAGACAGCAAAGTTTCTATAAAAACCAAATAA
- a CDS encoding 1-acyl-sn-glycerol-3-phosphate acyltransferase, with product MKKLIGSLMLKILGWKVVLQGDVNNLDRCVLVVAPHTHNMEYLLGNLAYWKLGKKLKIIIKDAHTKAWYGAVVRGLGGIGIDRSQKNDLINFVANEFKKEDFSLVITPEGTRSWVPKWRKGFYHMALAAKVPIVLAAGDFKRNIVYLGYQIPYERLETASFAEVMKEIQDYYIKNDIGPKIPANWNPDIMGNDAEVMS from the coding sequence ATGAAAAAACTGATAGGTAGTTTAATGCTAAAAATTCTGGGTTGGAAAGTAGTTCTGCAGGGCGATGTCAACAATCTTGATCGTTGTGTTCTCGTTGTAGCACCGCACACTCACAATATGGAATATCTATTAGGAAATTTAGCCTATTGGAAATTAGGAAAAAAACTTAAAATCATCATTAAAGATGCTCATACTAAAGCTTGGTACGGTGCAGTAGTAAGAGGTTTAGGCGGAATCGGTATCGACCGAAGCCAAAAGAACGATCTTATTAATTTCGTGGCGAATGAGTTTAAAAAAGAAGATTTCAGCTTGGTAATTACACCGGAAGGAACAAGAAGCTGGGTTCCGAAATGGAGAAAAGGCTTTTACCACATGGCTTTAGCAGCAAAAGTTCCTATTGTTTTGGCAGCCGGTGATTTTAAAAGAAACATTGTTTATTTGGGCTACCAAATTCCTTACGAAAGATTGGAAACGGCAAGTTTTGCTGAAGTAATGAAGGAAATTCAGGATTATTATATTAAAAACGATATCGGTCCAAAAATTCCGGCCAACTGGAATCCTGATATTATGGGAAACGATGCTGAAGTTATGAGTTAG
- a CDS encoding PaaI family thioesterase, with protein sequence MKDKTKEEILEFINNWGEETFAKTIGIHFIDIDIENETLTATMPVTPNIHQPFGIMHGGASCVLAETMGSSLSNIFIDGSKYFGVGTNINSNHLRSKKDGIVTAVARFIRKGKTMHVSEIEIRDEKGQLINHTTMTNNIINR encoded by the coding sequence ATTAAAGATAAAACGAAAGAAGAGATATTAGAATTCATCAACAACTGGGGTGAAGAAACTTTTGCGAAAACGATTGGTATTCATTTTATCGATATTGATATTGAAAACGAAACGCTGACTGCAACAATGCCTGTTACACCAAACATCCATCAACCTTTTGGGATTATGCATGGTGGTGCAAGTTGTGTTTTAGCTGAAACAATGGGTTCTAGCCTTTCTAATATTTTCATCGACGGAAGCAAATATTTTGGTGTAGGAACCAACATCAATTCCAATCACTTAAGAAGTAAAAAAGACGGAATTGTGACCGCAGTAGCACGGTTTATCAGAAAAGGAAAAACAATGCATGTTTCCGAAATTGAAATTCGTGACGAAAAAGGTCAATTGATTAATCATACAACGATGACGAACAATATTATCAACCGATGA
- a CDS encoding protease complex subunit PrcB family protein, whose protein sequence is MKKHLIILLYSVLFIVTSCRNDDENVENKNQINFQLIGKGNLIGNYVNPQNTIITNSIQWNNFLNQIDSTTYQTSASFITTYIDFNEFIVIVVVDETYPSGGHSIEITKMEEYPKYITINVEKSLKGNVTSFITQPYHIVKIPKTAKSLIFN, encoded by the coding sequence ATGAAAAAACATTTAATTATTCTGTTATATTCCGTATTATTCATTGTAACTTCATGTCGTAATGATGATGAAAACGTTGAGAATAAAAATCAAATTAACTTTCAATTGATTGGAAAAGGAAATTTGATAGGAAATTACGTTAATCCTCAAAACACCATTATTACAAACTCTATACAATGGAATAATTTTCTTAATCAAATAGACAGCACAACTTATCAAACTTCTGCTAGTTTTATCACAACTTATATTGATTTTAACGAATTTATAGTTATCGTTGTAGTAGATGAAACCTATCCAAGCGGTGGACACTCAATCGAGATTACGAAAATGGAAGAATACCCTAAGTATATTACTATCAATGTAGAAAAATCGTTAAAGGGAAACGTCACATCTTTTATCACTCAGCCTTATCATATTGTGAAAATTCCTAAAACCGCTAAATCTTTAATATTTAATTAA
- a CDS encoding protease complex subunit PrcB family protein: MKKHLLILLCSIFFMTISCSDNQDNDEQLESKNQINFQLIGKGNFVGNYAAQQNTVITTSTQWSNFLNQIDSPNNHPSAGFTETNIDFNQFMVIIVIDAVYPNGGHSVDIMTVDENPQNIEIDVEKLLQGNVTTVVTQPYHIVKIPKISKPVIFN, from the coding sequence ATGAAAAAACATTTACTTATTTTACTATGTTCCATCTTTTTTATGACGATTTCTTGTAGTGATAATCAAGATAATGATGAACAATTGGAGAGCAAAAACCAAATTAATTTTCAGTTAATTGGAAAAGGAAACTTTGTGGGAAATTATGCAGCTCAACAAAATACGGTGATTACAACCTCTACGCAATGGAGTAATTTTTTAAATCAAATAGACAGCCCAAACAATCACCCTTCGGCAGGTTTTACAGAAACCAATATCGATTTTAATCAGTTTATGGTTATCATCGTTATTGATGCAGTTTATCCAAATGGTGGACATTCCGTTGATATAATGACCGTTGATGAAAATCCGCAAAATATTGAGATTGATGTTGAAAAATTACTTCAGGGAAACGTAACAACAGTTGTCACCCAACCTTATCACATCGTGAAAATACCTAAAATTTCAAAACCTGTAATATTTAATTAA
- a CDS encoding RNA polymerase sigma factor yields the protein MSKTNLNWQKIYLDHSPKLLGICRRYITDIQNAEDIVQDSFIMAIQKNHQLKDEKAIFGWLKKIVVNNALQFIRKTSKDTSITTEPSEIPDNTLTEMTTSAIDEKTHILAYDFTREELLKSIDSLPSHHKSVFNLYYIENYSHAEISSLLEIPVNTSKSHLMRAKKSVQNYLMTHFVNHETPKNKTAQILVFLGFGGLLWAQNFQSKFLDFTISPSKNFEIPSDIDSNTILFSSTENFWKQKAIIGTTFFIIIVGFILFFNPKNSLIKTFNPNISSSKPIENITTTDQIKLNTDNKLPINEGLENVKTIQNSVLENNKDLKSENHSIKTKNVVSSKPITQKDSDETVSHKVIVVKKIIQRDTVFIER from the coding sequence ATGTCAAAAACAAATCTCAACTGGCAAAAGATCTACCTCGACCATTCCCCAAAACTTTTGGGGATTTGTCGCAGATATATTACAGATATTCAGAATGCGGAAGATATTGTGCAGGACAGTTTTATAATGGCTATTCAGAAAAATCATCAGTTAAAAGATGAAAAAGCAATTTTCGGTTGGCTGAAAAAAATTGTTGTCAATAACGCATTGCAATTTATCCGAAAAACCAGTAAAGATACCTCTATCACCACCGAACCATCAGAAATCCCAGATAATACATTGACTGAAATGACAACATCTGCAATCGACGAAAAAACACACATTCTAGCATACGATTTTACGAGAGAAGAGCTGTTGAAATCTATCGACAGTCTGCCTTCTCACCATAAATCGGTTTTTAATTTATATTATATCGAAAACTATTCTCATGCAGAAATTTCAAGTTTGCTGGAAATTCCGGTTAACACTTCAAAATCTCATTTGATGAGAGCTAAAAAATCGGTGCAAAACTATTTAATGACACATTTCGTCAACCATGAAACTCCGAAAAATAAAACAGCACAGATTTTAGTTTTTCTTGGATTTGGTGGCTTGTTGTGGGCTCAGAATTTTCAAAGTAAATTTTTGGATTTTACCATTTCACCATCAAAAAATTTCGAAATTCCGTCTGATATCGATTCGAATACAATTTTGTTTTCTTCAACCGAAAATTTCTGGAAACAAAAAGCAATTATCGGAACAACTTTCTTCATTATTATCGTTGGGTTTATTTTGTTTTTTAATCCTAAAAATTCTTTAATAAAAACATTTAATCCAAATATTTCAAGTTCTAAACCAATAGAAAATATTACCACAACCGACCAAATCAAATTAAATACTGACAATAAATTACCTATAAATGAAGGTTTAGAAAATGTAAAAACAATTCAAAACTCAGTTTTAGAAAACAATAAAGATTTAAAATCAGAAAATCATTCTATTAAAACGAAAAACGTAGTATCTTCAAAACCTATAACACAAAAAGATTCTGATGAAACCGTTTCTCACAAAGTGATTGTGGTGAAAAAAATCATTCAGAGAGACACTGTATTTATAGAAAGATAA
- a CDS encoding outer membrane beta-barrel protein, which produces MLLRKIILLFSVIFFTSAFAQRKKTDTIYVYEKVIVYDTIYLEKSVKLKPANLMFSSLEIEEEEIKEINRNFDKQQLEEQIKKLRTKSFQYGIQAGIGFKKASWAEMLSEKNQQFGQNFGIWISKSIINPNFSLMLSANVHHWNSTFDLDTNKEETYLDGFYFSEDNQPLLFQRFNNKHFEYVLQLKAIYEWKNLRPFVGFLANKNNYKMQFLVPENNVLNKLDDFKSNQVNFGFSLGLQYRIFSRFLIDVEYQHYKIKNLSLKNSSFDFDIFKTNNTFAERKISLGISYFISR; this is translated from the coding sequence ATGCTTTTAAGAAAAATAATTTTACTTTTTTCTGTTATATTTTTTACTTCCGCATTCGCTCAACGTAAAAAAACAGATACCATTTATGTTTATGAAAAAGTGATTGTGTATGACACTATTTATCTTGAAAAATCAGTAAAATTAAAACCTGCAAATCTTATGTTTTCTTCTTTGGAAATCGAGGAAGAAGAAATTAAAGAAATCAATAGAAATTTCGATAAACAACAACTTGAAGAACAAATAAAAAAACTTAGAACGAAAAGCTTTCAATACGGAATTCAGGCAGGAATTGGTTTCAAAAAAGCAAGCTGGGCAGAAATGCTGTCAGAAAAAAACCAGCAGTTCGGGCAAAATTTTGGAATATGGATTTCTAAAAGTATTATTAATCCTAATTTTTCATTAATGCTTTCCGCAAATGTTCATCACTGGAATTCTACGTTTGATCTCGATACCAATAAAGAAGAAACTTATCTTGACGGTTTTTATTTCTCCGAAGACAATCAACCACTACTCTTTCAAAGATTTAACAATAAACATTTTGAATATGTTTTGCAGTTAAAAGCAATCTACGAATGGAAAAACCTGCGACCTTTTGTTGGATTTTTAGCCAATAAAAACAATTACAAAATGCAGTTTTTGGTTCCGGAAAATAATGTTCTGAATAAATTGGATGACTTTAAAAGTAATCAAGTCAATTTCGGGTTTTCTTTAGGTCTACAATATCGAATATTCAGCCGCTTTTTGATTGATGTGGAATATCAACATTATAAAATCAAGAATCTTTCTTTAAAAAACTCTTCATTTGATTTTGACATTTTTAAGACTAATAATACCTTTGCTGAAAGAAAAATCAGTTTAGGAATTTCTTATTTTATTTCTAGGTAA
- a CDS encoding chorismate-binding protein, giving the protein MIYFKFPFDEKLYSTDENSNINSINFHSFNNIKKIDIAGKVIEKDLSEFENLKISSTILPEDETQFIAETQEEYLQKLEEVIEIIKENNLPKLVLSRRKIFNDFTEIDLKESFNNLCRNYPNAFKYLFFDGETSWMGAFSEVLGKFNKSTHEFETMSIAGTIPVSEEWTEKEIEEQKPVSSYIRNILAKFVTLSEVKESETYDHISGNIKHLKTDFKIKINPEDLDSIIQELHPTPAVCGIPKDFCREVIEKVEKFPRELYAGYIKIETEDYIQYFVNLRCARLYKSSIHLFVGGGITAQSNPEKEWNETELKSEAVLKNLVIIHS; this is encoded by the coding sequence ATGATCTATTTCAAATTTCCTTTTGACGAGAAACTCTATTCTACAGACGAAAATTCTAACATAAATTCAATCAATTTCCATTCTTTTAATAACATTAAGAAAATTGATATTGCCGGAAAAGTTATCGAAAAAGACCTTTCGGAATTTGAAAATTTAAAGATTAGCTCAACAATTTTACCCGAAGATGAAACTCAGTTTATTGCAGAAACTCAAGAAGAATATTTGCAAAAACTGGAAGAAGTAATTGAAATTATCAAAGAAAATAATCTTCCGAAACTGGTACTTTCAAGAAGAAAAATTTTCAATGATTTTACTGAAATAGATTTAAAAGAAAGTTTCAACAATCTTTGCAGAAATTATCCTAATGCATTCAAATATCTTTTTTTCGATGGTGAAACCTCATGGATGGGAGCTTTTTCTGAAGTTCTAGGAAAATTCAACAAATCGACTCATGAGTTTGAAACAATGAGCATTGCAGGAACAATCCCTGTGTCTGAAGAATGGACCGAAAAAGAGATTGAAGAGCAGAAACCTGTTTCGTCATACATCAGAAATATTTTGGCAAAATTTGTCACTCTGAGCGAAGTCAAAGAGTCGGAAACTTACGATCATATTTCGGGAAATATTAAGCATCTAAAAACTGATTTTAAAATAAAAATAAATCCTGAAGATTTAGATTCTATTATTCAGGAACTTCATCCCACTCCTGCAGTTTGCGGAATTCCTAAAGATTTTTGCAGAGAAGTTATCGAAAAGGTTGAAAAATTCCCACGAGAATTGTACGCTGGTTATATTAAAATTGAGACGGAAGATTACATTCAGTATTTCGTGAATTTACGCTGCGCAAGATTATATAAAAGTTCAATTCATCTCTTTGTTGGAGGCGGAATTACCGCTCAAAGCAACCCCGAAAAAGAATGGAATGAAACTGAACTTAAGTCTGAAGCCGTTTTGAAAAATCTGGTTATAATACATTCATAA
- a CDS encoding MarC family protein, giving the protein MEVFNSFSFKEVITSFMVLFAVIDIIGSVPIVVSLQQKFGQIEAGRASITAGLIMIVFLFVGNKILKFIGVDVNSFAIAGAFVIFIIALEMILGIEINKTTEAKSASIVPIAFPLVAGAGTLTTTLSLRAEFHDINIICGIILNTIFVYLVLKSAKWIEKKMGEASLAILQKVFGIILLAISIKLFTANFAQLVQNYINF; this is encoded by the coding sequence ATGGAGGTTTTCAACAGTTTCTCTTTTAAAGAAGTAATTACCAGTTTTATGGTACTTTTTGCGGTCATCGACATCATCGGCTCAGTTCCGATTGTGGTAAGCCTGCAACAGAAATTCGGACAGATTGAAGCAGGAAGAGCATCAATTACTGCCGGATTGATTATGATTGTCTTTCTTTTTGTAGGAAATAAGATCTTAAAATTTATTGGCGTAGACGTTAATTCATTTGCCATTGCAGGTGCTTTTGTAATTTTTATCATTGCGCTTGAAATGATTTTGGGAATTGAAATCAACAAAACAACCGAAGCAAAATCGGCCTCGATTGTTCCGATTGCATTTCCTTTGGTTGCAGGAGCAGGAACTTTGACGACTACTTTGTCTTTAAGAGCAGAGTTTCATGATATTAACATTATTTGTGGGATCATTCTCAATACAATTTTCGTATATTTGGTGCTGAAATCTGCGAAGTGGATTGAGAAGAAAATGGGAGAGGCGTCTTTGGCAATTCTTCAGAAAGTTTTCGGTATTATTCTACTGGCAATTTCAATTAAATTATTTACCGCAAATTTTGCGCAGCTGGTGCAGAATTATATAAATTTTTAG